The proteins below are encoded in one region of Brassica napus cultivar Da-Ae chromosome A6, Da-Ae, whole genome shotgun sequence:
- the LOC106369579 gene encoding uncharacterized protein LOC106369579, with amino-acid sequence MGDPLRLALPELRYPIGSEPEKTISINQHSIVAYIKTVKEILGNDEFNRIRGTFLGPVIKLGERSLKLSAKIVHAVLTKSIKTVKRHEAWFHFGAQPMRFSIREFHMVTGLKCSGEAREPREETEKFKWDFLKGRTHTVKDVEKQLRNTREDASDERFCLAMLLLIESILLQKSLLDGGTTFTLDYVKIAQDMDVLMTYPWGRTAYNLLLKSLQRAVDKSLDKNNYDLQGFPMAFLIWILESVPLLQYAFSQVVPILSVQPSTPIFLCEKYLQIASPQLIDVLLIEIKDHLKVTCILPPISNDPEADVCMEDEANKDLDDMADLSKRGYKFKIRDWRNMSVDLYGANEQIRRASLLFGNGGMSQASSSYQEESLESKINRISEMVGDNLRIMNDRLCLIEKDRKQIKERVTKLEKLQRVTSYETQTMRLTQLHFMRRLPDKVKPMQIKQMNNLTMRQV; translated from the exons atgggAGATCCATTAAGACTAGCACTGCCTGAGCTGAGGTATCCGATTGGATCAGAGCCAGAGAAGACGATATCGATAAACCAACACTCGATAGTTGCTTATATCAAAACTGTTAAGGAAATTCTAGGAAATGATGAGTTCAACAGAATAAGAGGGACGTTTTTGGGACCGGTGATCAAGCTTGGAGAGAGGTCTTTGAAATTATCAGCTAAGATAGTGCACGCAGTTCTCACCAAAAGCATCAAGACAGTGAAGAGACACGAAGCATGGTTCCATTTTGGTGCTCAGCCAATGAGGTTCTCTATAAGAGAATTCCACATGGTGACTGGTTTGAAATGTAGTGGTGAAGCAAGAGAACCACGAGAGGAAACCGAGAAATTTAAGTGGGACTTCCTAAAAGGGCGTACTCATACAGTAAAGGACGTGGAGAAGCAGCtcagaaacacaagagaagatgcTTCTGATGAGAGATTCTGCCTTGCAATGCTCCTCCTGATTGAGAGCATACTACTACAGAAGAGCCTTCTCGACGGTGGCACAACTTTTACTTTGGATTATGTGAAAATAGCGCAGGATATGGATGTCTTGATGACATACCCATGGGGGAGAACAGCTTATAATTTGCTGTTAAAATCACTTCAGAGAGCTGTCGACAAAAGCCTCgacaaaaacaattatgattTGCAAGGATTCCCTATGGCATTTCTTATATGGATACTTGAGTCAGTACCTTTGCTACAGTATGCATTCAGTCAAGTTGTTCCTATTCTGAGCGTTCAACCGTCTACCCCAATATTTTTGTGTGAGAAGTACCTTCAAATAGCTTCTCCACAGCTGATAGATGTTCTCCTAATTGAAATCAAAGATCAT CTTAAGGTCACATGCATCCTACCTCCTATTTCTAATGATCCAGAAGCTGATGTTTGCATGGAAGACGAAGCTAATAAAGATCTGGATGACATGGCCGATTTATCCAAGAGAggttataagtttaaaattagaGATTGGCGAAACATGTCAGTAGACCTATACGGTGCTAATGAACAAATAAGAAGAGCATCTTTACTGTTTGGGAATGGAGGGATGagtcaagcttcttcttcgtatcagGAGGAGTCTTTGGAATCAAAGATCAACAGAATCAGCGAGATGGTGGGAGATAATTTAAGGATCATGAACGATCGTTTGTGTTTGATTGAAAAAGACAGGAAACAGATTAAAGAACGTGTGACAAAACTAGAGAAACTACAAAGAGTTACTTCATATGAAACCCAAACAATGAG ACTGACACAACTCCATTTCATGAGACGGCTTCCAGACAAGGTGAAGCcaatgcagatcaagcagatgaACAACTTAACAATGAGGCaagtataa
- the LOC125610319 gene encoding uncharacterized protein LOC125610319 gives MMAIPDIFLQIVREKLTSESPATQSQVLQKETVEMNETPSSPIAPKSIETPVYTPSQTQQIEREPSDDTPALDTQVFTPNLTKERETQTSTDETPPKTNQEEGKPDDEVIFTLEIIIECIHDGLS, from the exons atgatggccattcctgatatttttttgcagattgtgaGAGAGAAATTAACAAGTGAGTCACCTGCTACTCAGAGTCAAGTTTTGCAGAAAGAAACAGTGGAAATGAATGagacaccttcttctccaataGCTCCAAAGAGTATTGAAACTCCCGTTTATACTCCAAGTCAGACTCAGCAG ATTGAGAGAGAGCCATCGGATGACACGCCTGCCCTTGATACTCAAGTTTTTACTCCTAATCTGACaaaagag AGGGAAACACAAACCTCTACTGATGAAACGCcacccaaaactaatcaagaagaaggaaaaccagatgatgaggtaatatttactctagaaattataattgaatgtattcatgatggccTTTCCTGA
- the LOC106369577 gene encoding uncharacterized protein LOC106369577, producing MNETPSSPISPKSIEAQVFTPIQKQQTVTEETYEATQPLTEIISANNKKEDTHAVHHTPSSPLSSLIALVIEENKNALSETETATQYFSTSEGEHTQSSRKNQAEEYLKDTTEPTTELVSTDVSKTQPLTPQTQHLQTSEGDQSDETPSEQNQAEENLKDTTEPTTELVSTYVSKMPPITQQTEHLQTSAIDFSETNEVEVSRLLAHFQIGAEVEILSTDDEIWYPGKVVDLKLCEGLEELTVEYTTLFTDQHRLQKLQDTITADKIRPATPTSDQKSFEMMDKVEAFYNNGWSSGQISMVLGDNTYSVCLYTSMETILFKHSDLRIHREWKDGVWKMADKVKPDKKRKAAASSQNSGMDNVFLRRSERVPKRSRDTKTPFKSDRNPALTVIPEIIPAVDPFSTPAEHKLSRLQNWMTLKPGMHETSLSINDNKIRKSFFQSMENAKKDLKKEHIDGAFAMLNCRRNENAAWFHNYKIPKACFLPMEFLHCLLSDDLAYKKEKVKGKKIFNDLFKDTVRGKVYPEKTWGEDVDVVYGITLGKKSNVWIGMEIHLKKKRITVYDCFQKESNSIDIPQVKKLTGMYKQFVFDVFNCFLV from the exons ATGAATGagacaccttcttctccaatatCTCCAAAGAGTATTGAGGCTCAAGTTTTTACTCCAATTCAGAAACAGCAg acggTAACAGAGGAAACGTATGAGGCTACACAGCCATTGACTGAGATCATTTCAGCAAACAATAAAAAG GAGGATACACATGCTGTGCATCACACACCTTCCTCTCCATTGTCTTCACTAATTGCACTAGTtattgaagaaaataagaatgctttg AGTGAGACAGAAACTGCGACCCAATATTTTTCTACAAGTGAAGGAGAGCATACACAATCAAGCAGAAAGAATCAAGCAGAAGAATATCTCAAGGATACTACAGAACCTACTACTGAGCTAGTTTCCACAGATGTTTCGAAGACACAGCCTCTTACTCCGCAAACACAGCACCTTCAGACAAGTGAGGGAGATCAATCCGATGAGACACCATCAGAGCAGAATCAAGCAGAAGAAAATCTCAAGGATACTACAGAACCTACTACTGAGCTAGTTTCCACATATGTTTCGAAGATGCCGCCTATTACTCAGCAAACAGAGCATCTTCAGACAAGTGCTATAGATTTTTCAGAAACAAACGAG GTTGAAGTAAGCAGGCTTCTAGCTCACTTTCAAATAGGCGCAGAGGTTGAGATTTTGTCTACTGATGACGAAATATGGTATCCAGGAAAGGTTGTTGATCTTAAACTGTGTGAAGGACTAGAGGAGCTGACAGTTGAGTACACGACACTCTTCACAGACCAACATAGACTTCAGAAACTTCAGGATACTATCACGGCTGACAAAATACGTCCTGCAACACCAACTAGTGACCAAAAATCCTTTGAGATGATGGATAAGGTAGAAGCCTTTTACAACAATGGCTGGAGCAGCGGACAAATTAGCATGGTACTTGGTGATAACACATACTCGGTGTGTCTCTATACTTCTATGGAAACTATTCTATTCAAACATTCAGATTTGCGAATTCATAGAGAATGGAAAGATGGAGTCTGGAAGATGGCAGATAAG GTGAAGCCTGATAAGAAAAGGAAAGCTGCTGCCTCATCACAAAATTCAGGAATGgataatgttttcctaagaagGAGCGAGAGGGTGCCTAAACGATCTAGAGACACAAAAACTCCATTCAAGTCTGACAGAAATCCGGCTTTAACTGTAATACCTGAGATTATACCTGCAGTTGATCCGTTTTCAACTCCTGCGGAACATAAGCTTTCAAGGCTTCAAAATTGGATGACATTAAAGCCCGGCATGCATGAAAC GTCCCTATCAATCAATGATAATAAGATAAGGAAATCTTTCTTTCAAAGCATGGAAAATGCAAAAAAGGACCTTAAGAAAGAG cacatTGATGGAGCCTTTGCAATGCTAAATTGCAGAAGAAATGAGAATGCTGCTTGGTTCCACAACTACAAGATTCCAAAGGCGTGCTTCCTACCTATGGAGTTCTTGCATTGCTTGCTCTCTGATGATTTGGCttacaagaaagaaaaggtcaaaggtaaaaagattttcaacgatttatttaaagatactGTGAGAGGGAAGGTATATCCAGAGAAGACATGGGGAGAAGATGTTGATGTTGTGTATGGGATTACTCTTGGAAAAAAAAGCAATGTCTGGATTGGGATGGAAattcatttgaagaagaaaagaatcacaGTATATGATTGTTTTCAAAAGGAAAGCAACAGCATTGATATTCCTCAAGTGAAAAAGTTGACAGGTATGTATAAACAATTTGTATTTGATGTATTCAACTGTTTCTTGGTTTGA